The genomic DNA AGGACGGCCGCGGACAACCGCCTGCTCCCCATCATCGCCCTGTTCGAGGAAGAGGTTCAGGACGAACACCTCCACGCCCTCGAACTCGGGCTCACGGAAATGATGACCAAGCCCGTGCCCGTGTTTGAAGTGCTCCTGCGTGCGCAATCCCTGGTCCGGTTGAAATGTATCGCCAAGGATCTCGATCCCTCCGAGGCCATCATCATCACCTTCGCCAAGATGGTGGACAATCGAAGCCCGTACACCGCCCGCCACAGCGCGCGCGTCGCCCACTACGCGGGACTGCTCGCCGAGCGGATCGGTCTCCCGGACCGGCATTGCCGGGCCGTGCGACAGGGATGCCTCTTCCACGATATCGGAAAGATCGCGGTCCGCGATCTCATTGTCCACAAGCCCTCCGAGCTGACCCCGCTCGAATATGAAGAAATGAAGCGCCATCCGAAATACGGTCGCGATTTGCTCCAGCACCTTCGCGCCGTGACCTACGCGATACCCGTGGTCTACCACCATCATGAGCACTACGACGGATCGGGCTACCCCGACGGACTCGCCGGTGACGCGATTCCCATCGCGGCGCGCGTCACGGCCATCGCGGACGTCTTCGATGCCCTCACCGCGCCGAGAAACTATCGGCAACCTCTTTCGCAGGCGGACGCCCTGGATCTGATGACCCGCGAAGCCCGTATCGGGCTTTGGGATCCAAGGCTCCTCAATGAATTCCTCGGCGCCCTACAGTGGGACTCCCCAATGCAGGCCGCGTCGCGATGAACCCTCAACGGACAGATTCAGAGCTACATTGTACGGAACGGTCCGCGGATCTTCGGCATTTGAATGTGCCACCTCGCAGGAACCGACAACGGCTTGACTCTCTTAGCCTTTCAGAATGGCCGTGACCGTCGAATGGCCTAATTCTTGCGTTTCGCTAATAGACATGAAACACATGATTACCTACAATTACTCGAAACAGATTGCCCGCGCTTTCGCGCTGATTGTGATCGCGTTCCCCTGCGGGTTCCGCCCGCTCCTCGCCGCGGAGTGGGCCTTCGCCGACCGCGAGCCGGACACCACCCGCGTCCTCATCGTCAATGGCACGGGCGTGGAGGGAACGGCCAGGGAATTCGCCGTCTGGCTCCAGCGAAAGGGTTTCCGTGAGGTGAGCGCCGTGCCCATGTCGGCGGCTCCGACCAATTCTTCAGAGATCCATTACCGCCCCTCTCGTTGGCTGGAGGCGGAGAAGATTCTTAACTGGCTTCCACCTAGTAGCCAGGTTCAGACTCTGGCATGGAAGAGCAAATTTGATGTTGTAGCCGTCCTTGGCAGAGACGCCGTTGCAAAACGTGCGGTGTCATTCGCCCAGCGCACCCTTCCGGCCCCCGCCGCCATGGAGCGTGGCGCACAGATCCTTCGGCCCGCGGAAATGTGCCCTGCGGAATCCAAAGACCTCACGGCAGCCTCCGGTGCCTTCCCATCGGGGCCTTTGAGCCGCCCCGCCCAGGAATCTCCGGCCGCTGTGACCGTGACGGCGGTTCACCCCGCCGCCGATCCCGCTCCCGCGCCCCCGCCTGAGGACGCGCTCACACCCAAAGTGCAGAAGCAGGAACGGGAGATCGCCCGGCTCTCGCAGGAGCTCACGGAACTGCGGAACCGGCCGCTGCAGAACGCTTTTTCAACGGACGCGGACCTGCCCACCCTGCCCAACAGCTTCCGGCCATTCCGCGCGGGCATTCACGCAGCCGCGCTTACACCTTTTGGCAAGACCGGCCAGGCGTTTGGACAGACCTTCGGCGGCCAAGCCACGCTTGGCTATGGGATCTCGGAGCCATGGAAGATCGAGCTCGCCGCGGGTGGCTTTTACAGCGCCGTACGGGTCACTCGCAAAGACAACACCACCGCCAACGGTTCCCTACTCCTCGCCCCCGCCAGCCTCTGCATTCTCCACGATTTCGGACGCGCCCGGATCAGGCCATTCGTGGGCGCCGGCCCCGCTCTCCAGTTCGCCAAGATCAGCAACAAGGCCGTTCTCCAGCCCGATCTCTCCGGCGCCAATTCGGCCGTGGGCTTCGGCTATGAACTTCGACTGGGAATGAGATATGCGCTCGGCCGAACATCCAAGCTCCTCGCGGAAGTGGGATGGATGGGCGCCGAGTACGAGATGGCCGGCGCGCGCGAAGGCTCCGGCCTCCGATTCTCCCTCGGCATCGGGC from Nitrospirota bacterium includes the following:
- a CDS encoding HD domain-containing protein, whose translation is MNLGENTPPIPGSTPESVPMGRILALHDEGRAHTPLTLALNRAGYGIDFSYSLLEAIDRIRSLQPDLVLIDSKQERRRCPGIFSELRTAADNRLLPIIALFEEEVQDEHLHALELGLTEMMTKPVPVFEVLLRAQSLVRLKCIAKDLDPSEAIIITFAKMVDNRSPYTARHSARVAHYAGLLAERIGLPDRHCRAVRQGCLFHDIGKIAVRDLIVHKPSELTPLEYEEMKRHPKYGRDLLQHLRAVTYAIPVVYHHHEHYDGSGYPDGLAGDAIPIAARVTAIADVFDALTAPRNYRQPLSQADALDLMTREARIGLWDPRLLNEFLGALQWDSPMQAASR
- a CDS encoding LytR C-terminal domain-containing protein: MKHMITYNYSKQIARAFALIVIAFPCGFRPLLAAEWAFADREPDTTRVLIVNGTGVEGTAREFAVWLQRKGFREVSAVPMSAAPTNSSEIHYRPSRWLEAEKILNWLPPSSQVQTLAWKSKFDVVAVLGRDAVAKRAVSFAQRTLPAPAAMERGAQILRPAEMCPAESKDLTAASGAFPSGPLSRPAQESPAAVTVTAVHPAADPAPAPPPEDALTPKVQKQEREIARLSQELTELRNRPLQNAFSTDADLPTLPNSFRPFRAGIHAAALTPFGKTGQAFGQTFGGQATLGYGISEPWKIELAAGGFYSAVRVTRKDNTTANGSLLLAPASLCILHDFGRARIRPFVGAGPALQFAKISNKAVLQPDLSGANSAVGFGYELRLGMRYALGRTSKLLAEVGWMGAEYEMAGAREGSGLRFSLGIGL